The window AGCTAGGGCGCTCCGGTTTGGGCGACAGCCCTATTATAGCTACTCTCCGGAAAGTACTCAGGATCGTCTCTTCTGTGCTCATGCTTTCCCCCTTGCAGCCAGCTTTGCCCGGTGCAGTTCAACCCCCTCCCCAGAAGTAGTTTGTGCCCAGCCCCACCTCGTCCCCCTCGCGGAGCACTGTCTCCAGCCCCTCAGGAAGGGTTCCCAGATCACGTCCATTAACCAAAACGAAGTATTCTGTGCTGAGCAACCCGCTGTGTGGGTCAATCGCCTCAATCGCTCCCTCGCTTCGCCGGGCTATCTCTTGCAAGAGGGTTTTTATGGTGGCCCCGCCCCTCGATAGTTCTATCTCATCGTTGCCGAAGGCTTTTGACACATCGAAGTGAAAGAAGGATTTTAGCCGGATCCTCATACGCCGCACCCCTTCCCCGTGCCACAGACCTGGCAGTTGGGGTTCTTTGACAAATCACGGTAGCTGAAGTCCATGTTCACCTCGTTGACGTATAGCATCTTGCCTGCCAGGGTACGGCCAAAGTCCGCCAGGAGCTTGATGGCCTCGGCCACCTGGATGATGGCCACCAGGGCCGGCGTTACGCCGAAGACCGGAAATGGCTTCAGTTCCTTCGGTTTTTTGGGATAAATGCAAGCAAAGCACGGCGTCTTGCCGGGGATGATGGTGGTGACCTGGCCGTTCAGCCCCCAGATACCTCCATGAATGAAGGGTATCCCTTCGGCCACACAGGCCTGGTTCAGAATGTACCTGGTCTCGAAGTTGTCCATTCCATCTATCACCACG is drawn from Chloroflexota bacterium and contains these coding sequences:
- a CDS encoding MoaD/ThiS family protein, which gives rise to MRIRLKSFFHFDVSKAFGNDEIELSRGGATIKTLLQEIARRSEGAIEAIDPHSGLLSTEYFVLVNGRDLGTLPEGLETVLREGDEVGLGTNYFWGGG
- a CDS encoding HesA/MoeB/ThiF family protein; amino-acid sequence: MLTEEDLERYSRQIIYEGFGEEGQRRLKECHAIVAGIGGLGCSASTYLACAGVGHITLIDHERVELSNLNRQILHWDVDIGQKKVTSAAKKLARLNPAIEVTPLDMEITADSASDIIRGSNVVIDGMDNFETRYILNQACVAEGIPFIHGGIWGLNGQVTTIIPGKTPCFACIYPKKPKELKPFPVFGVTPALVAIIQVAEAIKLLADFGRTLAGKMLYVNEVNMDFSYRDLSKNPNCQVCGTGKGCGV